The Hoplias malabaricus isolate fHopMal1 chromosome 9, fHopMal1.hap1, whole genome shotgun sequence genome contains a region encoding:
- the LOC136707313 gene encoding uncharacterized protein, whose protein sequence is MISAYATFCLVVIVKTFDTDELQVQSVNYGENVTVKCDQQFIKGKLQNLAWYKQSLGKLPQLVGRVSENGIVRLAQPFTDRFTVTENEGIFDLIIIKTVEEDAGIYFCVKAKESFTVFGSGTLLLFSDEKPKKHDLTEIDVKSGESITLQCSVQMIALSCSGEHSVYWLRHGSGESPPGIIYTHGDTNSQCSRSSETDSPTQSCVYKLPKTNLSLSDAGTYYCAVAVCGQILFGNGTKLNVTGDITWIVATLTVFNVISVFVIVVLAVLLHKNQQTGTLGKPCRLTELSLWLTHWHTRLAVASHTEARLGPKQHPKAPVSSAQAP, encoded by the exons ATGATCTCAGCTTATGCCACTTTTTGCCTTGTTGTAATTG TGAAAACATTTGACACTGATGAGCTTCAAGTGCAGTCAGTAAATTATGGAGAAAACGTGACTGTAAAATGTGATCAGCAGTTCATAAAAGGCAAGCTGCAGAATTTAGCCTGGTATAAGCAGAGCCTTGGAAAGCTGCCTCAATTGGTTGGGAGAGTGTCAGAGAATGGGATTGTAAGATTAGCACAACCATTTACAGACCGCTTCACAGTGACTGAAAATGAAGGAATATTTGAtctcattattattaaaacGGTGGAAGAGGATGCAGGAATATATTTCTGTGTGAAAGCAAAGGAGAGTTTCACAGTATTTGGATCTGGGACACTTCTGCTTTTTTCAG aTGAAAAGCCCAAAAAGCATGATCTGACTGAGATAGATGTAAAGAGCGGGGAGTCCATCACACTTCAGTGTTCAGTACAGATGATTGCTCTGAGCTGTTCAGGAGAACACAGTGTGTACTGGCTGAGACATGGATCAGGAGAATCTCCTCCAGGAATCATTTACACTCATGGAGACACTAACAGTCAGTGTAGCAGGAGTTCTGAGACTGATTCTcctacacagagctgtgtctacaaactccccaagaccaacctcagtctctctgacgctggaacttactactgtgctgtggctgtgtgtggacagatacTGTTTGGGAACGGGACTAAACTCAATGTTACAG GAGATATTACTTGGATTGTTGCTACTTTGACAGTATTCAACGTGATTTCTGTTTTTGTGATTGTGGTTCTGGCTGTTCTGCTCCATAAGAACCAGCAAACAG GAACATTAGGAAAGCCTTGCAGACTAACTGAGCTATCTTTGTGGCTAACACACTGGCACACTCGCCTCGCAGTAGCCTCTCACACTGAGGCGAGGCTCGGTCCAAAACAGCACCCCAAGGCTCCCGTGAGCTCTGCCCAAGCCCCATGA